The proteins below come from a single Vidua chalybeata isolate OUT-0048 chromosome 1, bVidCha1 merged haplotype, whole genome shotgun sequence genomic window:
- the LOC128791916 gene encoding ATPase family AAA domain-containing protein 2-like isoform X1: MGRTNNDPEGNEGKEGNGLRRSFRQRKAVERYESPLENQRKRNLSPSNHTSPVKERDSSKKSKRSPSANSQKDDVKEAPNNHTKATQKGNLNEVHTDHMKIGASLAGVEQMQIDGSAQFHGVGGLSDHISALKEMVILPLLYPDVFEILKFKPPRGCLFYGPPGTGKTLVARALANECSRGDRKVTFFMRSAADCMSKWVGESERQLRLVFEQAYQMRPSIIFFDEIDALAPVRSSKQDQVHSSVVGTLLTLMDGLASRGEVVVIGATNRLDSIDPALRRPGRFEREFRFNLPNKEARLEIFKIHTRDWTLKPSDNLLEDLAEKSVGFCGADIKALCVEAGLSALRRRYPQIHESYKRLKIDARSIKVTAKDFTIAMQKIVPASQRSGASPGRALPSISKPLLENTLKRILQALERPFPHAKLALKNQGNDGIDSHDDSSSVSEKNPDSKKGEIRTSSRNPSYQPTSFRPRFLLVEEPGCGQAFDLAPAILHALEKFPAYTLDLPTLFVSTTSQEETCSQLSFYQLIREAQRTAPSIIYIPQIPSWWEAVGPTLKAAFTGLLNNIPYFAPVLLLATSDVPHEDLPEEIKTLFNTNREEVFNIPRPTCAERKGFYENLIMKQAAEPPASKNSADSQATCSQVDEQPQVLDEKAIKIKKRGVFVDYSELRKVLDAVVVATENISISSMAKLYSVLSMCIYQQRENPDKTILVEEMKKEIAALSWL; the protein is encoded by the exons ATGGGAAGAACTAACAATGATCCAG AAGGAAACGAAGGAAAAGAAGGCAATGGCCTGCGTCGCTCCTTCCGGCAGAGGAAAGCTGTTGAGCGCTACGAATCTCCATTGGAAA ATCAAAGAAAACGTAACCTAAGCCCATCCAACCATACTTCACCTGTCAAAGAGAGAGATTCAAGCAAAAAATCTAAAAG GTCACCTTCAGCCAACTCTCAGAAAGATGATGTAAAGGAAGCTCCAAATAATCACACGAAAGCAACTCAGAAAGGCAACTTAAATGAAGTTCACACGGATCACATGAAAATTGGAGCAAGCCTGGCTGGTGTGGAGCAAATGCAAATAGATGGTTCA GCACAATTTCATGGTGTGGGTGGTCTCTCTGACCACATTTCAGCTTTAAAAGAGATGGTCATTTTGCCATTGCTTTATCCTGACGTCTTTGAGATATTGAAATTTAAACCTCCAAG AGGCTGTTTATTCTATGGTCCACCAGGGACTGGAAAGACCCTGGTTGCTCGTGCACTTGCTAATGAATGTAGCAGAGGTGACAGGAAAGTAACCTTTTTTATGAGAAGTGCTGCTGACTGCATGAGTAAATGGGTAGGGGAATCTGAACGACAGCTTCGTTTAGTGTTTGAGCAG GCCTACCAGATGCGAccttcaattattttctttgatgaGATTGATGCTCTTGCTCCTGTACGGTCCAGCAAACAAGATCAGGTTCACAG cTCTGTTGTGGGGACACTTCTGACACTTATGGATGGCTTagccagcagaggagaggtTGTGGTGATAGGAGCCACCAACAGACTGGATTCCATAGATCCCGCTTTACGAAGACCTGGGCGCTTTGAACGAGAATTCCGCTTCAACTTGCCAAACAAAGAG GCAAGATtagaaattttcaaaattcacaCACGAGACTGGACCCTGAAGCCATCGGACAACTTACTTGAAGACCTGGCTGAGAAATCTGTTG GATTCTGTGGTGCTGATATTAAAGCCTTATGTGTTGAAGCTGGGCTCTCTGCTTTGCGCCGCCGCTATCCGCAGATACACGAGAGTTACAAAAGACTGAAGATAGATGCCAGATCGATTAAAGTAACAGCAAAGGACTTCACCATAGCCATGCAGAAGATTGTTCCAGCATCACAGAGATCTGGGGCTTCACCTGGGAGAGCACTACCATCTATTTCAAAGCCGCTGTTAGAAAACACCCTGAAAAGAATTTTACAAGCCTTGGAGAGACCATTTCCCCATGCAAAGCTTGCACTGAAGAACCAAG GGAATGATGGGATTGACAGTCATGATGACTCATCATCAGTCTCTGAAAAGAATCCTGACAGCAAAAAGGGAGAAATCCGCACTTCGAGCAG AAATCCTTCTTACCAGCCAACATCTTTCAGGCCACGGTTTTTACTAGTTGAAGAGCCAGGATGTGGGCAGGCTTTTGATTTGGCACCTGCCATATTACATGCCCTGGAAAAATTTCCAGCTTATACACTAGATCTACCCACCTTGTTTGTTAGCACCACATCACAGGAAGAAACATGTTCAcag CTTTCATTTTACCAGTTGATACGAGAAGCTCAAAGAACAGCACCAAGTATCATTTATATCCCACAAATCCCTTCATGGTGGGAGGCTGTTGGACCTACACTGAAAGCTGCTTTTACAGGATTGCTGAATAACATTCCATACTTTGCTCCAGTTTTGCTCCTTGCAACATCTGATGTGCCACATGAAGATCTCCCTGAAGAG ATAAAAACATTGTTTAATACTAATCGTGAAGAAGTTTTCAATATCCCGCGGCCTACCTGTGCTGAAAGAAAAGGGTTTTATGAGAACTTGATTATGAAGCAAGCTGCTGAACCCCCTGCATCAAAAAACAGTGCAG ATTCACAGGCAACATGTTCTCAGGTGGATGAGCAACCACAAGTATTGGACGAGAAAgcaatcaaaattaaaaaacgAGGAGTGTTTGTGGATTACTCTGAGCTCAGA aaagtgTTGGATGCTGTCGTCGTGGCAACTGAGAACATCAGTATATCAAGCATGGCAAAACTATATTCTGTTCTTAGTATGTGCATTTACCAACAGCGGGAAAATCCAGACAAAACCATATTAGtggag gaaatgaagaaagaaattgcaGCCCTCAGTTGGCTGTGA
- the SLC7A13 gene encoding solute carrier family 7 member 13, producing MGKEENNDPKDVQRTGKAKMQLKRNIGYFDGVSFIIGSIVGAGIFVSPTGVLKHSLLNVGVALMIWTASGLVSLMGALCYAELGTALPFSGGEYSHIKRGLGSLPAFVFIWTSTFTKPASNAARALLFAEYATQPFYGICPVPDVLKKCLALAVLWSLGILNGLSVKMSAWVQAVFTLLKMMALSVIAVGGIVLLVTKQKESLARFEDMFGSEIPNASQVAEAFFQGLYAYGGWWSLNYMAEEMKHPSRNIPLTVMTAIPAVIVFYLLLNISYLTVLTPKEIVSSVAVAVTWADRVIPSVAWIIPLSVAVSIFGALNCSTFTLGRLSYAGSQSGHLPLLISMLNVHSYTPAPAMIFSTTIASIFIIPSDLIMLTNYFGFSAWLMIGLTCASLIVLRYREPHLHRPYKVFLPVPFMMVAMSFFLVLAPIVWSPNMQYVYAFLFMLGSLIIYLPFIHFKLHFAFLDKITCHLQLLLEVCPADGPAEGKCE from the exons atgggaaaagaagaaaacaatgacCCCAAAGATGTgcaaagaacaggaaaagcCAAGATGCAACTCAAAAGAAATATAGGTTATTTTGATGGGGTAAGTTTTATTATAGGATCAATTGTTGGAGCAGGGATCTTCGTGTCTCCCACAGGGGTGTTAAAACATTCCTTACTCAATGTTGGCGTTGCTCTAATGATCTGGACCGCATCTGGGCTAGTTTCTCTGATGGGTGCCCTCTGCTATGCAGAGCTGGGAACCGCTCTGCCCTTTTCCGGAGGAGAATACAGCCATATTAAAAGAGGCCTTGGATCCCTACCCGCCTTCGTGTTTATCTGGACATCAACGTTCACCAAGCCAGCATCAAATGCTGCTCGAGCCTTGCTGTTTGCTGAATATGCCACGCAGCCTTTCTATGGCATTTGTCCTGTGCCAGATGTGCTGAAGAAGTGCTTGGCCTTGGCCGTTCTCTGGTCCCTGGGGATTTTGAATGGCCTCAGCGTCAAAATGTCTGCGTGGGTGCAGGCAGTTTTCACTCTGCTGAAGATGATGGCCTTGTCTGTGATTGCTGTTGGTGGCATAGTTCTCCTTGTTACCAAGCAAAAGGAGAGTCTGGCCAGGTTTGAGGACATGTTTGGCTCAGAGATCCCCAATGCCTCACAGGTTGCTGAAGCCTTCTTCCAGGGGCTGTACGCATACGGCGGTTGGTGGTCCCTCAACTATATGGCAG agGAGATGAAACATCCCAGCAGAAATATCCCCTTAACTGTGATGACTGCTATTCCTGCAgtaattgttttttatttactattGAACATCTCATATCTGACTGTCCTCACACCTAAGGAAATTGTCTCCTCAG TTGCTGTGGCAGTCACTTGGGCTGATCGAGTGATCCCCTCTGTTGCCTGGATCATTCCTCTCTCTGTTGCTGTCTCAATATTTGGTGCCCTCAACTGCAGCACGTTCACACTTGGTCGATTAAGCTATGCTGGAAGTCAGTCAGGACATTTACCTCTTTTAATATCCATGCTTAATGTCCACTCCTATACACCAGCACCAGCCATGATTTTTTCAACCACCATTGCATCCATTTTTATCATCCCCTCTGACCTTATTATGTTAACAAATTACTTTGGATTTTCTGCCTGGCTTATGATTGGATTGACTTGTGCAAGCCTGATTGTACTTCGATACCGGGAACCTCATCTACACCGACCATACAAA GTGTTTTTACCAGTTCCATTTATGATGGTGGCGATGTCTTTCTTCCTAGTTCTAGCTCCCATAGTCTGGTCTCCAAACATGCAATATGTTTATGCTTTCCTGTTTATGCTTGGAAGTCTTATTATTTATCTGccttttatacattttaaattgcattttgcatttcttgatAAAATTACTTGCCACTTACAGCTCCTGTTAGAAGTCTGCCCTGCTGACGGACCTGCTGAGGGCAAATGTGAATAA
- the LOC128791916 gene encoding ATPase family AAA domain-containing protein 2-like isoform X2 produces MGRTNNDPEGNEGKEGNGLRRSFRQRKAVERYESPLENQRKRNLSPSNHTSPVKERDSSKKSKRSPSANSQKDDVKEAPNNHTKATQKGNLNEVHTDHMKIGASLAGVEQMQIDGSAQFHGVGGLSDHISALKEMVILPLLYPDVFEILKFKPPRGCLFYGPPGTGKTLVARALANECSRGDRKVTFFMRSAADCMSKWVGESERQLRLVFEQAYQMRPSIIFFDEIDALAPVRSSKQDQVHSSVVGTLLTLMDGLASRGEVVVIGATNRLDSIDPALRRPGRFEREFRFNLPNKEARLEIFKIHTRDWTLKPSDNLLEDLAEKSVGFCGADIKALCVEAGLSALRRRYPQIHESYKRLKIDARSIKVTAKDFTIAMQKIVPASQRSGASPGRALPSISKPLLENTLKRILQALERPFPHAKLALKNQGNDGIDSHDDSSSVSEKNPDSKKGEIRTSSRNPSYQPTSFRPRFLLVEEPGCGQAFDLAPAILHALEKFPAYTLDLPTLFVSTTSQEETCSQLIREAQRTAPSIIYIPQIPSWWEAVGPTLKAAFTGLLNNIPYFAPVLLLATSDVPHEDLPEEIKTLFNTNREEVFNIPRPTCAERKGFYENLIMKQAAEPPASKNSADSQATCSQVDEQPQVLDEKAIKIKKRGVFVDYSELRKVLDAVVVATENISISSMAKLYSVLSMCIYQQRENPDKTILVEEMKKEIAALSWL; encoded by the exons ATGGGAAGAACTAACAATGATCCAG AAGGAAACGAAGGAAAAGAAGGCAATGGCCTGCGTCGCTCCTTCCGGCAGAGGAAAGCTGTTGAGCGCTACGAATCTCCATTGGAAA ATCAAAGAAAACGTAACCTAAGCCCATCCAACCATACTTCACCTGTCAAAGAGAGAGATTCAAGCAAAAAATCTAAAAG GTCACCTTCAGCCAACTCTCAGAAAGATGATGTAAAGGAAGCTCCAAATAATCACACGAAAGCAACTCAGAAAGGCAACTTAAATGAAGTTCACACGGATCACATGAAAATTGGAGCAAGCCTGGCTGGTGTGGAGCAAATGCAAATAGATGGTTCA GCACAATTTCATGGTGTGGGTGGTCTCTCTGACCACATTTCAGCTTTAAAAGAGATGGTCATTTTGCCATTGCTTTATCCTGACGTCTTTGAGATATTGAAATTTAAACCTCCAAG AGGCTGTTTATTCTATGGTCCACCAGGGACTGGAAAGACCCTGGTTGCTCGTGCACTTGCTAATGAATGTAGCAGAGGTGACAGGAAAGTAACCTTTTTTATGAGAAGTGCTGCTGACTGCATGAGTAAATGGGTAGGGGAATCTGAACGACAGCTTCGTTTAGTGTTTGAGCAG GCCTACCAGATGCGAccttcaattattttctttgatgaGATTGATGCTCTTGCTCCTGTACGGTCCAGCAAACAAGATCAGGTTCACAG cTCTGTTGTGGGGACACTTCTGACACTTATGGATGGCTTagccagcagaggagaggtTGTGGTGATAGGAGCCACCAACAGACTGGATTCCATAGATCCCGCTTTACGAAGACCTGGGCGCTTTGAACGAGAATTCCGCTTCAACTTGCCAAACAAAGAG GCAAGATtagaaattttcaaaattcacaCACGAGACTGGACCCTGAAGCCATCGGACAACTTACTTGAAGACCTGGCTGAGAAATCTGTTG GATTCTGTGGTGCTGATATTAAAGCCTTATGTGTTGAAGCTGGGCTCTCTGCTTTGCGCCGCCGCTATCCGCAGATACACGAGAGTTACAAAAGACTGAAGATAGATGCCAGATCGATTAAAGTAACAGCAAAGGACTTCACCATAGCCATGCAGAAGATTGTTCCAGCATCACAGAGATCTGGGGCTTCACCTGGGAGAGCACTACCATCTATTTCAAAGCCGCTGTTAGAAAACACCCTGAAAAGAATTTTACAAGCCTTGGAGAGACCATTTCCCCATGCAAAGCTTGCACTGAAGAACCAAG GGAATGATGGGATTGACAGTCATGATGACTCATCATCAGTCTCTGAAAAGAATCCTGACAGCAAAAAGGGAGAAATCCGCACTTCGAGCAG AAATCCTTCTTACCAGCCAACATCTTTCAGGCCACGGTTTTTACTAGTTGAAGAGCCAGGATGTGGGCAGGCTTTTGATTTGGCACCTGCCATATTACATGCCCTGGAAAAATTTCCAGCTTATACACTAGATCTACCCACCTTGTTTGTTAGCACCACATCACAGGAAGAAACATGTTCAcag TTGATACGAGAAGCTCAAAGAACAGCACCAAGTATCATTTATATCCCACAAATCCCTTCATGGTGGGAGGCTGTTGGACCTACACTGAAAGCTGCTTTTACAGGATTGCTGAATAACATTCCATACTTTGCTCCAGTTTTGCTCCTTGCAACATCTGATGTGCCACATGAAGATCTCCCTGAAGAG ATAAAAACATTGTTTAATACTAATCGTGAAGAAGTTTTCAATATCCCGCGGCCTACCTGTGCTGAAAGAAAAGGGTTTTATGAGAACTTGATTATGAAGCAAGCTGCTGAACCCCCTGCATCAAAAAACAGTGCAG ATTCACAGGCAACATGTTCTCAGGTGGATGAGCAACCACAAGTATTGGACGAGAAAgcaatcaaaattaaaaaacgAGGAGTGTTTGTGGATTACTCTGAGCTCAGA aaagtgTTGGATGCTGTCGTCGTGGCAACTGAGAACATCAGTATATCAAGCATGGCAAAACTATATTCTGTTCTTAGTATGTGCATTTACCAACAGCGGGAAAATCCAGACAAAACCATATTAGtggag gaaatgaagaaagaaattgcaGCCCTCAGTTGGCTGTGA